The sequence CGCATCATAGGCTTTTTTTGCGCCCATCTGCGTAATCCGCGTCATCTGCGGCTGAAACCTGATTCGCAGAATCAGAAACTTATGGGACTTGGACGTTGCCCTGGTAGTAAACGGTAGTGAACGGCCCCGCATTCCATTTTGACGCGCCTGGTGTTATAGTGCGTCGCCAGCCTTTCAAATTCTGAAGTGCTTTCGGAGGCGCACAAATGATTAAGCGAACTCTAGTTTGCGTTGTGTTATGTGGGTTTATGACGGCCGGCTCCTTACTGGCTCACCATTCGCTCGCGGGCGTGTACGACATGAAGAAGGATGTGGAGCTTTCGGGGGCGGTCGAAAGCGTGAAATTCGTCAATCCCCATGGTTCTTTGACTGTTGCAGTCAAGAACCCGGATGGCTCCTCGACCGCCTGGGTGCTGACACTTGGCTCGGCCACGGCTCTGGCGCAGCGCGGGATCGGCAAGACCGGACCGAATGCCCTGCACGCCGGCGACAACATCAAGGTGAAGTTCCTTCCCGCAAAAGACGGCAGCCCCCTGGGATTTCTCAAGTCGGTCACGATGCCGGATGGACGCGTGATCATGATTTCCGCCGGTAACCCGAACGACTAAACGAGAAGGAGAATCATCATGGCTGTTTTAACAAAGATTTTTGGCACAGGCGTGGCAATAGCAGTCGCTCTGGCGCTTGGCGCGCCATCCCCGGCCAGCGCACAA comes from Terriglobia bacterium and encodes:
- a CDS encoding DUF6152 family protein yields the protein MTAGSLLAHHSLAGVYDMKKDVELSGAVESVKFVNPHGSLTVAVKNPDGSSTAWVLTLGSATALAQRGIGKTGPNALHAGDNIKVKFLPAKDGSPLGFLKSVTMPDGRVIMISAGNPND